TAACAAGACTTCCAACTTCACTTATAACGGCATATGAAAGTGCAACATGGAGAAAATCGTGACCAAAGAATCTCGTAAATCTTATTACAATTGGTGCGGATGCAACGGCAAGTATCGATGCCACTATAAGATTGTCCGTAGAAAAACGGTAGTTTGTGAATGGCAGAGTTAGAAATAGCATCACTACATACGTCACAATGTACATCGGCAGGCTCTTCTTCCCTCCAAGATGAATCTCCTCAGGAGTTAGCTCAAGGCCCGCATAGATCATAAGAAAAAATATGCCCAGCTCTGCAAGGAGAACCATTTCTTCCCTTGGAAGATTCTTTAAAAGCACTCCAAGTAACAATCCTGCACTTATTTCACCGAGAAATCCCGGATACCCTAATCTCTCAAAAATTTCAGCCAAAATCCTTGCCACTGCAATGATTATAAAAACATACCCTATAACATCCACGCGAATCCCCCTTTAGTTATAGAGAACATTATTTAAAAATTTTCGGAAAATTTCAAAGAGGTAGAATTAATTTTTAGATTAATGTCAAACTTTCGAACATTAATTCGCAAAGTTTATTATTGTTGTATCCTAACATGCTTTGATGAACCATGAGACATTATGAGATTGTTAGAATAAAAGAAAACGGAAAGATCGAGATACCATTAGAATTCGCATATGAGATTGGGCTATTGAAGGATGCCTATTTCTTAGTTGAAATTGATACTGATTTAAAAGAACTGCACTTGGAAAGGGTTGCCCTTCCTGGCAAGAAGCTTGTTGAAATTGAGCTTGTAGTCGAGGACAAGCCGGGAGTTCTTGCGAAGATAAGCGGAGTTCTTGGGCGAAATCGGGTGAACATTCTCTTCAGTGAAGCAGAGGAACTTGAAGGAATAGGGCTTGCCGCAATTGTAACCGTTGTAGATGTTAGTGAAGCAAAAATCAGTGTTGAAGAGCTCAAAGATGCACTGAAAAACATTGGGGAAGTGAAAGAAATAACACTAAAAATTCTGGAGTAGCAGGAATAAGGTAAATAACAAGAAAACAGCCATAAAGATGTTTATCTCCTCACCAACGGTTTTTGAAAATCTGTATCTGATGTCTCTTTCGATGATTCCGCTTCTCCTAAGGAGCACAAAACCCATAACTGAGGAAACAATCAAAACAAAATCCATATAATCAATCCTCTGACCGTAATACACTCCTAAGGCTAACACCAACAAAGAGAGCAAAAATGGGGAAATCCTCTGGAGTAAATAGGCGTTGAAGTTCTCACGAGACTTCAGGAGATAGTAGTTGAGCTTTGTGAACGCAACGAGTGTCCCAATGCCTGCGATATAAAGAATGTACCCTAAGGGCTTTTTGATTCCATTGAGTAAGAGGCTTTTTCCATAAGCCCCCACAAAAGGCGAAACACCTCCTATCGCTAAGCTGAGCATAAGAATGCTAAGCATTAAGATTGCGTCTCCTCTATAAGACAGATTTCTTATTTCTTTTGATTTCTGTGCTCTTATCAGCGCCCCGACACTTAGAAACAGTGCCCCTTTAATGAGAGCGTGGGCAAGGGCATAGTACACACTCCCGAGGATATTTAAAGTCGATACTCCTAATACCACATACCCCATCTGGGAAACCGTGGAGTATGCCAGAAACTTCTTGATATTCCTCTCAACAATCATCAGCACAATACCGAAGAATATAGATGCAAATGCCACAACCATAAGAACAGTTAGAAACCTTTTAGTTAGGGGGAGGGAAAGATACAGCAACAGCATGCCATAAACTGGGACTTTAACCACAATTCCAGAAAGCAAAGCAGAAACAGGATCCGGAGCTTTTGAATGAGCATCCGGAAGCCAAGAATGCAGGGGAAAAACACCTGCCTTTAACAGCAGTGCGGAGAACGCTATACCTGCTGCAACATCTATCTCCCGAGAAGGCAGTATACTGCCACGGATAAGTTCGGTGTTCAAGTAACCTGTCTTTAGATATATCATTCCAACCGCAAAAACAAAAAGGTAAGAGGCAGTGAGGGATAGAATCAGATACTTATATGCTGCTCTTTTGGCACCTTTCTCTTCTGAAATAGCAATTAAAGCAAACGCTGAAACAGATGCAATTTCCATGTAAATGTAATAATTGAAGAGATCCCTTGAGATAAAAGCCCCTAAAAGTCCCGCATGCATCAGAAGTAAGAGGGAGTATATTTTGCCGTTCTTCCTGTGTTTTGAAAAGTATTCAATAGAGTAAATGGAGACTGCAAAAAACAATATCAGCTCAGCAAGTACAAAATAGACGTTAATATAATCAAGGGAAACCTGAATCCCAGCTGTTTCTGCATATCCCCCTACAATTTCATCCAGAGGTATTTTTCCTCTTATCCCAAAGAAAACAATCCACGGTGAGATGGCACCTGTTAAGAATAATAAGCGAGTAATCTTAGCCCTAACACCAAGAACATCAAAAAGAGAAACCAAAAATGCAAAAAGCAGAGGGTATGCCACTAAGAGTGGAATCACATCTCATCCCCCCTCATCCTTAAGATAATAGCCAGAGCGAGGGATGTTATTGCAACGTCAACAACAAGAGTTGTGAGCATCAGAGTAGCAGGCAGGGGGTCAACAACTGTCTGCTGAGGCATTATTGGAACTTCTCCTCCTTCAACGTATCCCGTTCCTACAAAAAACAACACCAGACCAGTTGATGCAACATTAACCGATAGAACTTGTTTGATTAAATCTTTCTTTGTCATCAGCCCGTAGAGTCCAATCAGCATGATCAGTATGCCCGCAATTTCAGCGTTAATCACTTTCGACCCACCTCAGCAGGATATAAAACACAAATGTAAACGCTGCACCAACCTTCAGACCAACCGATATGTTAAACAACGGTATGATCCCACCGCTTATCACAGATCCAAATTGTCCCTTGGTTAAGAAATTATAGAAAAAGCTCCCGAACATAAACCCAATCAACCCAAGAGACACCAGAAACACTGCTGAGATGTTCTCAATCATACCAACTTCTTTAAATTTAAAGCGTTTTCTAACTTTTTTATATCCATGCGATGTTATAAGGAGAATTACGCTAACTGCAAGGACTACCCCAGCCTGGAATCCTCCTCCCGGGCTTAAATGTCCATATATCATTAGATACACGGCATATGTCACAAGAAAGGGACTGATGAGCTTTGTTGTTGTCCTCACAACAGTGCTCATTTTCACTTTTTCTTCCCCCCTAAGAGAAGATAGAAACCGATAACTGCCGTAAAAAGGAGGGTCGCCTCACCAAGAGTGTCGTATGCACGCCAGTCGGCTAAAATGGCAGTTACAAGATTTGGAATGTTCACCTCTTGCCAGTGTGAAATGTAATATTCATAGCTTCCCCCTTCAACCTTAGAGTAATCCAGCTGCAAAAAGGTAAATGCCAATGAAAGAACGATTAGGATAGCAGTAATCTTTCTCACTTCTTTGTTCCCCCCGACTTTTCTACCTCTTCTATCGTGAACAGAAAAATTCCAATAATCACAGCCCCCACAACTATAGCAGATAAGGCAACGTCCGGTGCTTTAAGCTGGAAGAGCACCAGCACAAATATGAGGCTTAGCAAAGCATATTTAACCACTGCAGCCACCAAATCCCTTTCCTCAATAACCGCAAGTGCTGTGATAACCATAAGGACAAGTAAGAGCTCATGGATTATCCCAAGCATACATATCCACCACCACTTTTGGTTTTATTCCATATTTGTATGCCCCTTTTGCTATTGCGTGCGAGACCATGGGATTTATCAACGCTATCAGAAATGCCAAGAGAAGAAGCTTAAGTTTGATGAAAACAGACGCATCAGTGTAGAGCGCCAAAGCTAAGAGAATTGTCATTGCACCTCCAGTATCACATTTTGTAGCTGCATGCAATCTCGTATAAACATCAGGAAAGCGGAGTATTCCTAAAGCACCAAACACCATTACAACCTCTCCAAATGCCAAAAGCATATACTCAATCACTTCTGCCCCTCCTTTCGAGATACTTTGCCAGAATTAATCCACCAACTGCATTAACCATTAAAAGAACAACTGCCAAGTCTACCAGAAAGTACTGCTTGTTTATAACGGAGAGAATTGCTATTATAACAACGACTTTTGTAGTTATTGTGTTGAGCCCAACTACCCTGTCAGGCAACGTTGGTCCAAATAACACCCGGTACATGAGCATAACGCTTGTGGATATCAGCACTATAACCCCCCATCCAAAAGGATTCACCAGAATATTTTCTTCAACCATTCCTCTATGTCCCCCTTAATTTTTTCTCCCGCCTTTTCCCTGTTGAGGGTTTCAACGTCAATCCAGTGCACATACAGATAAGTTTCCCCCAGCCTCTTTGAGACATCAAGTGTTAATGTACCTGGAGTTAAGGTTATTGAGTTTGCAAGTATCGTGACGCCTGTATCTGAATGCAGGTCTGTTTTTATCTTTATTATTCCAGGGTTTATGTCCATGAGGATGACATTCTTAGCAACTTTTATGTTGCTTTCAATCAGACGAAACGCCATTATTATAAGGTATTGGGGAGCGTACAGCAGCAGAAAATACACAATTTTCTCAATTAGGTGTCCTCTATGCCTAACATCCTCCATAAGCATATCCCTCATAAATGATGCAATAATGAGTGTTGCAATCGCACCTATGATTAGATTGTCTAAAGAAGTATTTGCAGTGATTACAATCCAGAAAGAAAATAGAAGTATCCACGTCAAAACTATTCGCTCCCACACGGGGAGTTTCTGAGCATCATAACTTTCATAGAGTACCCTCCTTTGAACTTCTTCTAATCGTTCTTTGAGATAGAAGGGAATCCTGCTCATGGTTTAATATTTAGTTTTTGGAAGTTATAACCCTTTTTGAAACTTTCAGTGTGAGTAGATCAACGGAACTTTATGAGCTCAGTACCCTTATTCCGTTGCTCTTTTAATTTTAATCTTTTGGTTAAAAACTCCTCTTTAGTTTTCAACTTTAGGTTTTGGAAAGATATAAATTATCCTCTTCCAAATTTGAGATAGGTGAGAAGATGAAAGCATATCACATTCACGTCGAAGGCATAGTTCAAGGGGTTGGGTTCCGACCTTTCGTTTACAGAATAGCCCATGAGCACAACTTAAGAGGTTACGTCAAAAACCTTGGAGATGCAGGGGTTGAAATTGTAGTCGAAGGGGAAGAGCATGATATTAAAGCTTTTCTTCATGACCTAAAATACAGGGCACCACCTCTTGCTAAAATCGAAAAGGTTAAGAAAAGAGAGATACCCCCTCAAGGATTTGACAACTTTTACATAGAGAAGAGCTCTCAAGGTGGCTCCGGTGGTGATTCAATAATTCCTCCCGACGTTTCAATATGTGAAGATTGCATCAGGGAACTTTTTGATCCAACCAACAAGAGATATATGTATCCCTTCATTGTGTGTACAAACTGCGGGCCGAGATTTACTATAATTGAAGATTTACCCTACGACCGCATCAATACGACAATGAGAGAGTTTGAGATGTGTGAATTCTGTGAGAGCGAGTATAAAGACCCGCTAAACAGAAGATACCATGCTGAACCCGTCTGCTGTCCTGTTTGTGGGCCATCTTACAGGCTCTACACAAGAGAAGGGAAGGAAATCATCGGAGATCCAATAAAAAAGACGGCAGAGCTGATTGATAAGGGATACATCGTGGCTATCAAGGGAATCGGCGGAATACACATTGCTTGCGACGCAACAAACGAAGATGTTGTTGAAGAACTGAGAAAGAGAATCTTAAGACCCCAGCAGCCTTTTGCTTTAATGGCAAAAGACTTAGAAACTATTGAGAGCTTTGCTATAGTTAGTGACGCTGAAAAAGAGGAGCTTTTGAGCTACAGGAAACCAATAGTTGCGCTGAGAAAGAAAGAACCTTTCCCGCTTCCAGAAGCTTTAGCTCCAGGTCTGCACACGATAGGTGTCATGCTCCCATATTCTGGCATTCATTACCTGCTCTTCCACTACTCAAAGAGCCCCGTTTATGTCATGACATCCGCAAACTATCCTGGCCTGCCGATGGTCAAAGATAATGACAAAGCTTTCAAAGAGCTCAAAGATTTAGCTGATTACTTCCTCCTGCATAACAGAAAAATCCTGAATAGAGCAGATGACAGCGTTATAAGATTTGTAGATGGAAAAAGAGCAGTCATTAGAAGGAGCAGAGGTTTTGTGCCTCTGCCAATAGATATTCCATTTGAGTTTATTGGTTTAGCCGTTGGTGCAGAGCTCTTAAATGCCTTTGGCTTCGCCAAAAACAGAAGGGTCTATCCAAGTCAGTATATAGGTAATACTTCAAAGGTTGAAGTCCTTGAGTTCATGCGTGATGCCATAGCACATTTCCGCAAAATTTTGAGGATTAGGAACCTTGATTTGGTAATATCAGATCTACACCCCCTCTACAACACAACAAAACTCGCCATGGAAATAGCTGAAAATGAGGGAGTCGAGTTTCTGCAAGTGCAGCATCATTATGCTCACATAGCCTCAGTGATGGCAGAAAACAAATTAGATGAAATAATCGGAATAGCTGTTGACGGTGTCGGATATGGGGTTGATGGCAACACTTGGGGAGGGGAAGTCATCTACATGAGTTATGAAGACGTGGAAAGATTAGCACATATTGATTACTACCCGCTCCCTGGTGGGGACTTGGCAAGCTACTATCCTCTCAGAGCACTGGTGGGCATTTTAAGCAAAATATATGACATAGAAGAAGTCAAAGGAATTATTCAAAGATGCTGTCCAAAGGCCATTGATAGCCTAAAATATGGCAAAGTCGAGTTCAATGTGATCCTAAATCAGCTTGCGAGAGAGATAAATGTCAGCTATGCATCTTCAACAGGAAGAGTCTTGGATGCTTTTGCCGTTATGCTGAATGTCGCATACAGGAGAACATACGAAGGAGAACCAGCGATGAAGCTTGAAAGCTTTGCATTCAGGGGTAAAAATGATTTAGGGTTCAGTATTCCGATTGATGGTGAGAAGATTAAAGTTGAAGAGATGTTCAGGCAGGCTCTTGAAGTGAAAGCAAATCCCGCAGACATTGCTTACTCTGTCCACTTAGCCCTTGGAAGGGCTTTTGGGGAGATAGCAGTTGAAAAAGCAAAGGAATTTGGAGTAAAGAATGTTGGAATAAGCGGCGGTGTTGCATATAATGAGCTGATAGTAAAAACCATAAGAAAAATTGTCGAGCGCAACGGGTTGAAATTCTATGCTACCCAGGAAGTTCCCAGAGGAGACAACGGTATAAACGTTGGACAGGCATTTTTAGGTGGACTTTACCTGGAAGGTTATCTAAGCAAGGAGGATTTAATGCTTTAGCCATTTCTCTCAGATTTCTATTACCCAAAAATGACCCAAAACAGCTTAAAATATCTGACTCCATTAAAGTTTCAGAGGTGGCCAAAATGAAAATTAAGCTTGAATATGGAGCTGGTGGAGAGCTGATGGAGGAGTTCATTAAAGAGTTCATCCTAAAGAACCTAAGTCTAAAATCAGCAGGAGGAGTTGGACTGGAGGCATTAGATGATGGTGCAACAATTCCTTTTGGAGACAAGCATATAGTGTTCACAATTGACGGACACACAGTTAAGCCCCTCTTTTTCCCTGGTGGGGATATTGGAAGATTGGCTGTCAGCGGGACAGTTAATGATCTGGCAGTTATGGGGGCAAAGCCCTTAGCTTTGGCAAATTCCATGATCATTCAAGAAGGATTTGACAGTGGAGATTTTGAAAGGATCCTACAGTCAATGGATGAAACTGCTAAAGAGGTTCCGGTTCCGATAGTTACTGGAGATACAAAGGTGGTTGAAGACAAGATTGGGATCTTTGTGATTACAGCCGGACTCGGAATAGCTGAGAGGGTCATCACGGACTCTGGAGCAAAGATTGGAGATGTTGTTTTAGTCAGCGGAACGGTTGGAGATCATGGAATAGCCATAATGAGCCACCGTGAGGGAATAGCATTTGAAACTGAGCTCAAGAGCGACGTTGCACCAATTTGGGAAGTCGTCAAAGCAGTTGCCGATGCAATCGGATGGGAAAATATCCACGCAATGAAGGATCCAACACGTGGTGGTTTAAGCAATGCCTTGAACGAGATAGCGAGAAAAAGCAACGTTGGGATTCTCGTGAGAGAAAGTGATATTCCAGTAAAGCCAGAAGTTAGAGCAGCAAGTGACATGCTTGGAATAAGCCCCTATGAAGTGGCAAATGAGGGCAAGGTTGTTATGGTTGTTGGAAAGGAGTATGCTGAGGAAGCACTTGAAGCCATGAGAAAGACAAAAAGAGGAAAAGACGCCGCAATAATTGGAGAAGTTATCAGCGAATATAAAGGCAAAGTTATCTTGGAGACAGGAATTGGCGGCAAAAGGTTCATGGAACCCCCTGTTGGAGATCCTGTGCCGAGAGTTTGCTGATGCAATCCCATAGCTCCTCTATTTGCGGAACTATCTCTATTTCTTTACCCTCCAAACTGTCGTAAATGAACTTCTGATTAAATGGAATGACCACATCGGGCTTAACATTAACTTTGTCCAAAATTTCCGGTAAAGCCTTATTTAGAACAAAAATCTGCTTTAAGCCAGCTTTTTCAGCCAGTTTTTCAATCTTTCTTGAAAGCTCAATTGATTCCAAGTTGGGCTCTGCAACATTTACTATAACATCAACTTCTAAGTCTATTCCTCTTCCAAAGTGCTCTATTCCAGCTTCAGTATCAACCAAAACAATCTCTCCTTTCTTTGGTTGTAGACTCTTTAAAAATTTCTTTGCTAAGACCCCATATGGACAGGCACATCCTTCGCCAGGTTCTTCAATCTTACCAATGCTCATCACACTTAAGTTTTCTCTTTTTGAGAGAATTTCCTCTGGAATTTCCTCAAAGGTCTTAGGCAGTTCTGGATTATTTAGAATTGCTTTTACTTGCTGCTTTCCACCTAAATATTCCGCCAAAGTTTTTGTTTTGGACAAGCCTAACATTCTGTATAGGCCAGGATTTGACTCATCCGCATCCACTATTAGGACTTTATAACCCTTATTCGCTAAGTACTTTCCGAGCATTGCTGTAATTGTGCTTTTCCCACAACCACCTTTTCCGCATATTAAAATCTTCATTACTATCTCACCAAACTCAAAACCAGTAGCCTGATTTATAACACTTTCTTGATAATTAGTATTACAAAAGATTTATGTGCATATGCACAAGATTTATATGAAGAAGAATTCAACAATGTGCTGGTGGTTAATAATGAGAATTACAATTCCAGCAAAAGATGACAAGGGGCTGAAAAGTGAGGTCTGTGAACATTTTGGAAGGGCAAAGTATTTTGTTTTTGTAGATGTTCAAGACGACAAAATTGAAAACGTGGAGATTGTAGAGGTTCCATTTGAAGAGCACAGCCCAGGAGATTTGCCAAACTTCATAAAAGAGCATGGAGGCGAACTTGTCCTGGCTTATGGTATAGGAAAGAGAGCAATGACATACTTCCAGAGCTTGGGAATACAGGTAGTTACAGGGGCACATGGGAAAATAGAAGGTGTGGTTAAGGATTTTATGCAAAGAGGGGGATAGAAAAGCAAAGACTTGACTTATTTTTTAAAACACTCCACTTCCTCTTCTTCCATTTTGATAATTTTTGAAAGCACGCATTCAAGTGCATTAAGATCAGATAGAATTTCTTCGAATCTTACTTTCTGCTCAAAGGATTGTTCCTTTTTCATCAAAATAGAGACTATATTCTTAAGGGGTTTTACTTCTTTTTCAAGAATTTCCTTGGGTTGCTTTAGGAACTTCTCGAGAAATGCGGGGATAGGATAAAACAACTTCGTTTTACCATTCTTTCTAACGATTACAAGATAATCCCGGGCAAGTTTGTTTAAGGACGTAGAGACTGAAGAACGACTCAAACCTGTCAATTGCACAAGCTCGTTTATTGTAAGGGGTTTTTCATTCAATAGAAGGAGGGCATATACTTTACCGTCAGTGTGAGTATAGCCCCATCTTATCATCATCCTTTCAACGATTTCAATGAATTTTTTACTTTCTCTATCCTCTCCCTTCATCTTACAAACACCTAATAAAATAAAGTCGAAGGCATATTTAAGCTTTTTTCAGTTGAATTTGATATGACAGTTATAACAGTTATATCGAAAATTTTATACAGAAGGGTATCCAATCATATAATTGGGGGGAGGAAGATGAAAGGTAGTAGTAAGAGTAAAGGGAACCAACTCACGACAGCTCTTATGGCATTTAAAATCATTTTAGGGAACCCCCTTGCGAGACTCCTCATCAGACCTGCCTTGAAAAAATATGAGATAGAAGGCAGGGAACTCCCAGCACTCTACTGGGCTCTCAGCATTTATGCAGGTGAAAGCATAAACTGCCCACTCATGATACGCTTCCAGGCAGAGATTATAAAAACTCTCCTTAAACTCGGCATAAAAATTGCAAAGGGTGATGAAGAAGCTGTTAAGGAAGCCCTTCTCCGGGATCCGCATATAAGGCGTGGTATTTGGGTCGTCCTTGAAGGTATTGCGAGATATGGAATTACAGCACCTCAACGTTTAGCGGGACCATTTCTTATAGTATGGAACTTCACCAATATGTGCAACCTCCGCTGTCAACACTGTTACCAAAGAGCTGACAAACCGCTTTCAAGCGAACTTTCACTAAAGGAAAAACTGAACCTTGTTGAACAGCTTGATAAAGCTGGAGTTGCAGCTGTCGCCCTTAGTGGGGGTGAACCAACAATTCATCCACACTTCCTGAGAATTGTAAGGGAACTCTCAAATAGAGGGATACACACCTCAGTCGCTACCAATGGCTGGACTTTTGCTAATAAAGAGGAACTTAAGAGAGCCATTAATGCAGGCATAAAGTACGTAGAGGTTAGTGTAGACTCAGCAAACCCAGAGAGGCATGACAAATTCAGAGGAATTCCTGGCTCATGGGAACATGCTATAAAAGCCCTTGAGAATGCTGTAGAGCTTGGAGTAAGCCATGGAATGGCAACGATAATGAGTAAGGAAACATTCAATGAAATAGATGAAATTCTTGACTTAGCGGAGAGCATAGGTGTGAAACGGGTTATCTTTTTCAACTTCGTGCCAACTGGGAGGGCTGAAAGGATAGTGACAAAGGATCTTTCGCCTGAAGAACGCGAGGAATTCATGAAAGAAATTTACAAACAGATGAAAAGAAGGAAGATTGAGATATTGACAACTGCTCCTCAATATGCCCGTGTCACTTTTTTAATAAGTGAAGGCAAGAGTATAACACCAGCTCACTTCTATATTGGAGAAACGAACTCCGTGAAGACCTTAGCAGAATTCATAGGTGGCTGTGGTGCCGGAAGAATATATGCAGGTATAGAGCCCGATGGAACAATTGTTCCCTGTGTGTTTCTTCCATTACCTGTAGGCAACATTAGAATTAAGTCTTTCAAAGAGATATGGGATACAAGCAAAATATTTAACATTCTTCGAGATAGGAATAACTTCACAGGCACATGTAGGAGTTGTCCCTATAGGAACATCTGCGGTGGTTGTCGTGCCAGAGCCTACTACTATACCCTTAATCTCATGGGAGATGATCCAGGCTGCATAATAAACAGACGAATATGGGATGATATCCTTAAACACAAAAAGATAAGAGGAACTACTGGGATAAATTGGGTTGATGAGAATGTTGCTATCCGTACTCCTGTGCTCCATCTCCCAAGCTATTATGAAACCCCTGGGATTGTTGAAGAAAAATCTTTTAAGAGCAATTGGGAAAAGACAGTAAAAGAAATTCATGCCTAATTTTCTTTCATTTTAATTTTCAACCTAAGGTTCAAGAAAATTTTAAATTTTCTCAAATGGAATTTTTTTCAAGTGAATAAAAATGAAAATGAATGTGAAAGATTTTGCGCCTTCTTGGTTTGCAAGTGTCATGGGAACTGGAGCACTCGCTCTGGTTAGTCTGGCATACTCGAGCAAATTTTCAGTACTAAAAAGCGTTGCAATTGGATTGACATATTTAAATGTAGCGTTGTTCTTCATTCTTTTAATCCCATGAACTTTGAGATGGCTCAAATACAGAGAAAATGCTTTAAAGGATTTATACCATCCAGTAATCTGCCACTTTTATGGAACAATAGCAATAGCTCTGCTCGTTCTTTCTGCTGATTATCTGCTGATACTGAAGAATATCACCCTCGCAAAAGCTTTTTGGCTGATCGGTGTGGCTCTAACGATATTCTTCGCATTTTTGATCCCATACCTAATGTTCATACAAGAGAGAATCGACATCAAGAACGTTACTCCAGCTTGGTTCATTCCCCCTGTTGGTTTAATAGTCATTCCTCTGAGCGGAGGAGCTTTAATGAACACGTTCGCTGGGATCTGGAAAGAGGTTATGGTATTCGTAAATTACTTCGCATGGGGCGCCGGATTTTTCCTATATTTGGCTCTCTTTGCAGTAGTTATGCATCGCTTCATTGCCCACGAGCCTCTACCATGTGGAATTGCTCCAGCAATTTGGATTAATCTTGGTCCCATTGGAGCAGGAACCTCAACATTATATATGCTCGTGAAGAATTCAGAGTTTATAACGATGAAAGAAGCTTTCTTTGCTTTTGGGCTGATATTCTGGGGCTTCGGTGTATGGTGGTTTGTAATGGCCATTATCTTGACACTTCATTACATTAGAAAGCTCAATTTACCATACAGCTTGGCTTGGTGGGCGTTCATATTCCCACTTGGAGCTTATGTGAGCGCAACGCATAATGTTGCCTTAGCTTTTAAAATAAGCGTCATAGACAGCTTTGGATTTGCACTTTATTGGCTGCTTTTTGCTCTATGGTTGATAACAGGAATCAAAACTCTAAAACATACTGCCTTTTAGGTGAGTTTCTTTTTCTCTTTTTAATTGCAGACTGCATAGTTTATAAACCTCAGTCACACTAATTCTCTGGGAGGTGTGAAGATGCACGAATGGGCTTTAGCGGATGGAATTGTGAGAACTGCTATCGAATTCGCCAGACAGCACGGGAAAGATAAGATTCTTGGAATTAGAATCGTTCTTGGTGAATTACAAGACGTTAACGAGGAGATCCTCAAGTTCGCCATAGATGAGCTTAAGAAGGGAACAATAGCTGAGGATGCAGAGATTGAGTTCGTGATTGAGGAAGCAGAATTTAAGTGCAGAGACTGTGGCCATGTATGGAAGCTCAAGGAAGTTAAAGATAAGTTCGATGAGCGCATAAAAGAGGACATTCACTTCATTCCCGAGGTTGTCCACGTCTTTCTCTCATGCCCAAAATGTGGAAGCAGAGACTTTGAAGTTGTGAAGGGTAGGGGAGTCTATGTTGCTGCAATAAAAGTTGAGGGTGAAGAACAATGATCGACCCAAGAATAAAAGCAATTGAAGCGAGACTTGAAAAGGTTAAGAGGATTATTCCAGTCGTGAGCGGAAAGGGCGGAGTTGGAAAGTCATTGATTTCAACAACTTTAGCGTTAATCTTGGCTGAAAAAGGATACAAAGTTGGCCTGTTGGACTTAGATTTCCATGGAGCAAGCGACCATGTGATTTTGGGATTTGAGCCAAAAGAGTTTCCAAAGGAAGATAGAGGAATAGTTCCTCCAGAAGTTCATGGGATAAAGTT
Above is a genomic segment from Thermococcus sp. SY098 containing:
- the hypF gene encoding carbamoyltransferase HypF, producing the protein MKAYHIHVEGIVQGVGFRPFVYRIAHEHNLRGYVKNLGDAGVEIVVEGEEHDIKAFLHDLKYRAPPLAKIEKVKKREIPPQGFDNFYIEKSSQGGSGGDSIIPPDVSICEDCIRELFDPTNKRYMYPFIVCTNCGPRFTIIEDLPYDRINTTMREFEMCEFCESEYKDPLNRRYHAEPVCCPVCGPSYRLYTREGKEIIGDPIKKTAELIDKGYIVAIKGIGGIHIACDATNEDVVEELRKRILRPQQPFALMAKDLETIESFAIVSDAEKEELLSYRKPIVALRKKEPFPLPEALAPGLHTIGVMLPYSGIHYLLFHYSKSPVYVMTSANYPGLPMVKDNDKAFKELKDLADYFLLHNRKILNRADDSVIRFVDGKRAVIRRSRGFVPLPIDIPFEFIGLAVGAELLNAFGFAKNRRVYPSQYIGNTSKVEVLEFMRDAIAHFRKILRIRNLDLVISDLHPLYNTTKLAMEIAENEGVEFLQVQHHYAHIASVMAENKLDEIIGIAVDGVGYGVDGNTWGGEVIYMSYEDVERLAHIDYYPLPGGDLASYYPLRALVGILSKIYDIEEVKGIIQRCCPKAIDSLKYGKVEFNVILNQLAREINVSYASSTGRVLDAFAVMLNVAYRRTYEGEPAMKLESFAFRGKNDLGFSIPIDGEKIKVEEMFRQALEVKANPADIAYSVHLALGRAFGEIAVEKAKEFGVKNVGISGGVAYNELIVKTIRKIVERNGLKFYATQEVPRGDNGINVGQAFLGGLYLEGYLSKEDLML
- the hypE gene encoding hydrogenase expression/formation protein HypE; its protein translation is MKIKLEYGAGGELMEEFIKEFILKNLSLKSAGGVGLEALDDGATIPFGDKHIVFTIDGHTVKPLFFPGGDIGRLAVSGTVNDLAVMGAKPLALANSMIIQEGFDSGDFERILQSMDETAKEVPVPIVTGDTKVVEDKIGIFVITAGLGIAERVITDSGAKIGDVVLVSGTVGDHGIAIMSHREGIAFETELKSDVAPIWEVVKAVADAIGWENIHAMKDPTRGGLSNALNEIARKSNVGILVRESDIPVKPEVRAASDMLGISPYEVANEGKVVMVVGKEYAEEALEAMRKTKRGKDAAIIGEVISEYKGKVILETGIGGKRFMEPPVGDPVPRVC
- a CDS encoding P-loop NTPase — its product is MKILICGKGGCGKSTITAMLGKYLANKGYKVLIVDADESNPGLYRMLGLSKTKTLAEYLGGKQQVKAILNNPELPKTFEEIPEEILSKRENLSVMSIGKIEEPGEGCACPYGVLAKKFLKSLQPKKGEIVLVDTEAGIEHFGRGIDLEVDVIVNVAEPNLESIELSRKIEKLAEKAGLKQIFVLNKALPEILDKVNVKPDVVIPFNQKFIYDSLEGKEIEIVPQIEELWDCISKLSAQDLQQGVP
- a CDS encoding NifB/NifX family molybdenum-iron cluster-binding protein; protein product: MRITIPAKDDKGLKSEVCEHFGRAKYFVFVDVQDDKIENVEIVEVPFEEHSPGDLPNFIKEHGGELVLAYGIGKRAMTYFQSLGIQVVTGAHGKIEGVVKDFMQRGG
- a CDS encoding GbsR/MarR family transcriptional regulator, with the translated sequence MKGEDRESKKFIEIVERMMIRWGYTHTDGKVYALLLLNEKPLTINELVQLTGLSRSSVSTSLNKLARDYLVIVRKNGKTKLFYPIPAFLEKFLKQPKEILEKEVKPLKNIVSILMKKEQSFEQKVRFEEILSDLNALECVLSKIIKMEEEEVECFKK